One Candidatus Regiella endosymbiont of Tuberolachnus salignus genomic window, CCGAGTTCCTTTTTAGTATCAGATGATATTCCGCTTCCTCGAACGGCTTTCGCTTTGCGAAATCCATTCTTGCGGCGAGCGTTACCGATCTAAAAAAACCATTTTCATTAAAATTTTTTTAGAATTAAAAAAATATCGTTAAAAAATCGGATTAACAGGAAAAAATTAGATAATACAGAGATAGGACAGAGATAAGATTCAATGATGCCCCTCCAAGGGCTCTAGAATGGCCATAGAGACGCTTTCTTTGACTTACCCATACTTACCTACGGCTTCACCTTACCTTAACGCTACGTGGCTTATGTGGCTTTAAAAACGATAGGATAAAAAACAAGGGCAGCTAGACTTCAGTCGCTATCAATATCTGTAATCTACATCACATACCTCATCCATTTTTGAAAAACATTCAATGTGCGCACATAATATGTGCTATATCCAAAAATAATGGAGATCAATCATGAATATCACTCTTTCTGTAGACAAACAAGTTGCGCAACGGGCACGTGACGCAGCGCAAAAAATGGGTAAAAGCCTTAACCAGATTGTACGTGACTACCTGGAGCAGTTAGCAGGCAGTGCCTACCGTGATCAGCAATGGGTACAGTTTGAAGCTCGTTGTTTGCAATCATCCGCTAAGCTTGACGGTTGGCAATTTGATCGTAACGAAGCCAATGAGCGTTAATCGCATGGCAAATCGTAGTTTTATCGACACCAATATCCTTGTTTACGCAGAGGCAAGCGACATACCCGTGAAGCAGAAAGCTGCTCTTTCCCTGCTTAAACAGCTTTACGAAGACGCAAGTGGGGTGCTTTCTACCCAAATCCTTCAGGAATATTGCAACGTTGCTCTAAAAAAACTCAAGCTTTCTCCACAATACATTCGGGCACAACTCGATCTATGTCAGCGCTAATGATAAAAGACCGTAAATTGCTAATTTAATTTGTCCACTCAAGCCAGAATGCAGTTTCCTTTGTGGTGACAAAGCCATGAGGGAAATAAGCATGCTAAGAAGAGAGGACCACTACATGATAAAACAACGCCATCAACAGGGGGCATTTATTGTTGATATTGCCCATCAGATAGGGTGTTCAGAAAAAACGGTGAGACGGCACATTAGCTATCCTGCGCCGCCAACAGCAAAACGCGGTAAAAAACAGGTTGCTAAACTCGAGCCCTTTAAAGACTACATCGATTCAAGGTTGAGTGAACAGGTTTGGAATGCGGCGGTTATTTTTGAGGAAATCCGTGAAAAAGGCTACCGGGGTGGGAGTGCGATGCTCCGACGTTATATACATCCCAAACGTCCGCTCAGGGCCTCGAAAAACACGGTACGCTTTGAAACCCTCCCCGGTTATCAACTTCAACACGATTGGGGAGAAATCATCGTTGAGGTGGCAGGCTCTGCCTGTACGGTTAATTTTGCCGTTAATACGCTCGGTTTTTCGCGTCGCTTTCATGTCTTTGCTGCCCCTAAGCAAGATGCTGAGCACACGTATGAATCGCTGGTTCGCAGCTTCAATTACTTCGGTGGCAGCGTAAAAAATGTCTTGGTAGATAACCAAAAAGCCGCTGTTATCAAACATGGACAAAATGGCCACATCGAGTTCAATGCGGGCTTCCTGCAACTGGCTAATCACTATGGGTTTAGCCCTCGCGCCTGTAAGCCTTATCGACCGCAAACGAAAGGCAAAACCGAACGGATGGTGGGCTATGTTAAACACAATTTTTTCACTCGCTACCGTCAGTTTGAGAGTTTCGCTCATGTTAATCAACTGCTAGCGATGTGGCTGGCGAAAGTGGCAGACCAGCGTCATCTTCGTCAATTCAAGCAGACACCGGAAAATCGTTTTGCTGAGGAAAAAATAGCCTTGATGCCACTCCCTGCGACTGATTTCGATACCAGCTACTTCGACCTACGACAAGTGGCATGGGACAGCTATATCGATGTCAGAGGTAATCGCTATAGCGTGCCTTCATTCTGGTGTGGTCGTGCGGTTAATATTCGTATCGGTTTAGATAATACGCTACGTATTTACGGCGATGAGCAACTGCTCGCGACGCATCTCTTGCAGGAGGTAACGCAGGGCTGGCAAAAGGTGCCAGAACATCATCAAGCCCTTTGGCAACAGGTCAATCGAGTAGCGTCTCGTTCGCTCAGTGTGTATGAGGAG contains:
- the istA gene encoding IS21 family transposase encodes the protein MLRREDHYMIKQRHQQGAFIVDIAHQIGCSEKTVRRHISYPAPPTAKRGKKQVAKLEPFKDYIDSRLSEQVWNAAVIFEEIREKGYRGGSAMLRRYIHPKRPLRASKNTVRFETLPGYQLQHDWGEIIVEVAGSACTVNFAVNTLGFSRRFHVFAAPKQDAEHTYESLVRSFNYFGGSVKNVLVDNQKAAVIKHGQNGHIEFNAGFLQLANHYGFSPRACKPYRPQTKGKTERMVGYVKHNFFTRYRQFESFAHVNQLLAMWLAKVADQRHLRQFKQTPENRFAEEKIALMPLPATDFDTSYFDLRQVAWDSYIDVRGNRYSVPSFWCGRAVNIRIGLDNTLRIYGDEQLLATHLLQEVTQGWQKVPEHHQALWQQVNRVASRSLSVYEELL
- a CDS encoding DUF6364 family protein; translated protein: MNITLSVDKQVAQRARDAAQKMGKSLNQIVRDYLEQLAGSAYRDQQWVQFEARCLQSSAKLDGWQFDRNEANER